One stretch of Thermus filiformis DNA includes these proteins:
- a CDS encoding flavin reductase family protein, protein MDLEAKKKVLRSFTYGLYVLTARHGEEVSAGTVNWVTQVSFTPPLVALGVKRDSRLYALIRESGALGICVLAHDQKAIAQDFFKPTQREGNTLNGHPFEPGPRTGVPLLTELPYWLEAQVVDSVERGDHAVVVAEVVEVGVRYEAKPLVMWDTGWFYGG, encoded by the coding sequence ATGGACCTGGAAGCCAAGAAGAAGGTGCTCAGGAGCTTCACCTACGGCCTCTACGTCCTCACCGCCCGCCACGGGGAGGAGGTCTCCGCGGGGACGGTGAACTGGGTGACCCAGGTCAGCTTCACCCCGCCCCTGGTCGCCCTGGGGGTCAAGCGGGACAGCCGCCTCTACGCCCTCATCCGCGAAAGCGGGGCCCTGGGGATTTGCGTTTTGGCCCACGACCAGAAGGCCATCGCCCAGGACTTCTTCAAGCCCACCCAGCGGGAGGGGAACACCCTGAACGGCCACCCCTTTGAGCCCGGGCCCAGGACCGGGGTCCCCCTCCTCACCGAGCTCCCCTACTGGCTCGAGGCCCAGGTGGTGGACAGCGTGGAGCGGGGGGACCACGCGGTGGTGGTGGCCGAGGTGGTGGAGGTGGGGGTGCGGTACGAGGCCAAGCCCCTGGTGATGTGGGACACGGGCTGGTTCTACGGGGGCTGA
- a CDS encoding L-aspartate oxidase: MRADLLVLGAGVAGVYAALAAEARGARVLVVSKDPLPAGSTAWAQGGVAFPLDEADLEDHLRDTLTAGRGLVEEGVARSILEDAFRHLERLRALGVRFEEPPAREGGHSRPRVFHLGGDRSGLFLLQALLAHLKGPVLEGYMALSLLRGERVSGAVLLGPSREVVRVEAGAVLLATGGLGRLFPVTTNPPGATGDGLVLAWRAGAVLRDLELVQFHPTALPDGSLVTEAARGAGAVLLNALGERFMPRYDPLAELAPRDVVARAIHQERVNTGRVLLDLRGIPDLERRFPTVVASARALGLDPLREPLPVAPAAHYLVGGVRTDLWGFTGVPGLYAAGEVASTGFHGANRLASNSLLEGLVMGERAALAALEDLAWERGEALPLARAEPGALEGLRRWMGLEAGVVRRKEGLLAALAYARGLPLEELAPQEGVRREEVEAGHLVLLARLLLAGALLREESRGVHFREDFPWPSGRPYHTEWRGERVERVWV, encoded by the coding sequence ATGAGGGCCGACCTTCTGGTCCTGGGCGCGGGGGTGGCGGGGGTCTACGCCGCCCTGGCGGCAGAGGCGCGGGGGGCCAGGGTCCTGGTGGTGAGCAAGGACCCCCTGCCCGCGGGCTCCACCGCCTGGGCCCAGGGCGGGGTGGCCTTCCCCCTGGACGAGGCGGACCTGGAGGACCACCTCCGGGACACCCTCACCGCGGGCCGGGGCCTGGTGGAGGAAGGGGTGGCCCGGTCCATCCTGGAGGACGCCTTCCGCCACCTGGAGCGGCTCAGGGCCCTGGGGGTGCGGTTTGAGGAGCCCCCCGCCCGGGAGGGGGGGCACTCCCGCCCCCGGGTCTTCCACCTGGGCGGGGACCGGAGCGGCCTTTTCCTCCTCCAGGCCCTTCTGGCCCACCTAAAAGGTCCGGTCCTGGAGGGGTACATGGCCCTTTCCCTCCTCCGGGGGGAGCGGGTTTCGGGGGCGGTCCTCCTGGGCCCCTCGAGGGAGGTGGTGCGGGTGGAGGCAGGGGCGGTCCTCCTGGCCACCGGGGGGCTCGGCCGCCTCTTCCCCGTGACCACCAACCCGCCGGGGGCCACCGGGGACGGGCTGGTCCTGGCCTGGCGGGCGGGGGCGGTCCTGAGGGATTTGGAGCTGGTCCAGTTCCATCCCACCGCCCTTCCCGACGGGAGCCTGGTCACCGAGGCGGCCCGGGGGGCGGGGGCGGTGCTCCTCAACGCTTTGGGGGAGCGGTTTATGCCCCGGTACGACCCCCTGGCCGAGCTCGCACCCCGGGACGTGGTGGCCCGGGCCATCCACCAGGAGCGGGTGAACACGGGCCGGGTCCTTTTGGACCTGCGGGGCATCCCGGACCTGGAGCGCCGCTTCCCCACCGTGGTGGCCTCGGCCCGGGCCCTGGGCCTGGACCCCCTGCGGGAGCCCCTCCCCGTGGCCCCCGCGGCCCACTACCTGGTGGGCGGGGTCCGGACGGACCTTTGGGGCTTCACGGGGGTGCCGGGGCTGTACGCCGCCGGGGAGGTGGCGAGCACCGGCTTCCACGGGGCCAACCGCCTGGCCTCCAACAGCCTCCTCGAGGGCCTGGTCATGGGCGAGCGGGCCGCCCTGGCCGCCCTGGAGGACCTGGCCTGGGAGAGGGGAGAGGCCCTGCCCCTGGCGCGGGCGGAGCCCGGCGCCCTGGAGGGGCTCCGCCGCTGGATGGGCCTCGAGGCCGGGGTGGTGCGGCGCAAGGAGGGGCTTCTTGCCGCCCTGGCCTACGCCCGGGGCCTTCCCCTGGAGGAGCTTGCGCCCCAGGAGGGGGTCCGGCGGGAGGAGGTGGAGGCGGGCCACCTCGTCCTCCTGGCCCGGCTCCTCCTCGCGGGCGCCCTTCTGCGGGAGGAGAGCCGGGGGGTCCACTTCCGCGAGGACTTCCCCTGGCCCAGCGGGCGCCCCTACCACACCGAGTGGCGGGGGGAGCGGGTGGAGCGGGTCTGGGTATGA
- the nadA gene encoding quinolinate synthase NadA: protein MEALVQERFLAEEIRRLKEERNAVILAHSYQRPEVQEVADFVGDSLGLSREAARTKAEVIVFAGVHFMAETAAILNPDKTVLLPDLGAGCSLADSIAPEDVQRWKEENPDGIVVAYVNTRAEVKALADVCVTSANAVEVVAGLPEGRPIFFLPDMFLGAYVERMTGRKLELWPGECHVHAGIRAEHLEALLREHPAAEFLIHPECGCGSSCLYLKPDAKMLSTEGMVRYAAASPASEFVVATEVGILHRLRKLAPDKDFVPVKPDAVCEYMKTITLEKVYESLRDLKHVVRVPEEVAERARRALSAMLQVG from the coding sequence ATGGAAGCCCTCGTCCAGGAAAGGTTTCTGGCGGAGGAGATCCGCCGCTTGAAGGAGGAGCGGAACGCCGTCATCCTCGCCCACTCCTACCAGCGCCCCGAGGTGCAGGAGGTGGCGGACTTCGTGGGGGACTCCCTGGGCCTATCCCGGGAGGCGGCCCGGACCAAGGCCGAGGTCATCGTCTTCGCTGGGGTGCACTTCATGGCGGAGACCGCCGCCATCCTCAACCCGGACAAGACCGTCCTTCTCCCCGACCTAGGGGCGGGCTGCTCCCTGGCCGACTCCATCGCCCCGGAGGACGTTCAGCGCTGGAAGGAGGAGAACCCGGACGGGATCGTGGTGGCCTACGTGAACACCCGCGCCGAGGTCAAGGCCCTGGCCGACGTCTGCGTGACCAGCGCCAACGCGGTGGAGGTGGTGGCGGGCCTTCCCGAGGGGCGGCCCATCTTTTTCCTGCCCGACATGTTCCTGGGGGCCTACGTGGAGCGGATGACGGGGCGGAAGCTGGAGCTTTGGCCCGGGGAGTGCCACGTGCACGCGGGCATCCGGGCGGAGCACCTAGAGGCCCTCCTCAGGGAGCACCCGGCGGCGGAGTTCCTCATCCACCCGGAGTGCGGGTGCGGCTCGAGCTGCCTCTACCTCAAGCCCGATGCCAAGATGCTCTCCACCGAGGGGATGGTCCGCTACGCGGCGGCGAGCCCGGCTTCGGAGTTCGTCGTCGCCACCGAGGTGGGCATCCTGCACCGGCTGAGGAAGCTGGCCCCGGACAAGGACTTCGTCCCCGTCAAGCCCGACGCGGTCTGCGAGTACATGAAGACCATCACCCTGGAGAAGGTCTACGAGTCCTTGCGGGACCTGAAGCACGTGGTCCGGGTGCCGGAGGAGGTGGCCGAGAGGGCGCGGCGGGCCCTTTCCGCCATGCTCCAGGTGGGATGA
- a CDS encoding AAA family ATPase, protein MTRLLQGSPASGKTEAALEAALSHLRRRGRVLWVGLPHQRAYLLRRLARKAGAATGLEYLSWQQLYYRLVAEAGLLKPLVPGLERLALVARAMREEGLPLSPGLAALYARALAEHKRYGLLPSVEPLASVHRAYERLKGDRLDYDDFRLLAQTLSPRRLPALLVVDGFRRHNPLDLAFALALGERGEVLVTGVSFPEGVRPEALPPARLAPTLYRHPNPIEELRWTLRALKRDLAEGISPHHLLVVAPEGAIPGLLALGEGAGLPLWDGRPKRLLFPALQALLTPHPTGLDLLALAPVLPGLEAVGRRMVAYGVAGMAALEALAEKDVLAEFLALRRALKEGRLEVLSRLGAPHQDRLLLAYALARQIDPQDPLPWWEALLKEESLPPDPPRGILVLPPERATGVRARRAYLLRFFPEDYGAVEREDPFVPEEDRLPPSLPLAALPRRLSGDGEAFLEELLHRGDEATVVSYPEADERGPTFPPIPLRRAVPAPHLPAASWDEVAGKGALSGWRPLVRLEEDELRRVSLDAAQDLRVCPGRFALRRLFRDPSPSDPWEALLGYGKRTPKGLVLDGEALGRARKEHPEWEAFLQEEEERLSATRFWVSLRLTSDLPLYARAGGLNGQEVYALVPGGEEGIRPRLSESYFAQNLGLSYRVWPFGEAPRPLEPLPEWRLNKEVEALRKRLKKHLDEGFPFRPGWACRDCPVARRCPAS, encoded by the coding sequence ATGACGCGCCTGTTGCAAGGAAGCCCGGCCTCCGGCAAGACGGAGGCCGCCCTGGAGGCGGCCCTTTCCCACCTGAGGCGCCGGGGGCGGGTCCTTTGGGTGGGCCTGCCCCACCAGCGGGCCTACCTACTGCGCCGGCTCGCCCGGAAGGCGGGGGCGGCCACGGGCCTCGAGTATCTCTCCTGGCAGCAGCTCTACTACCGCCTGGTGGCCGAGGCGGGGCTTCTTAAGCCCCTGGTCCCGGGGCTGGAGCGCCTGGCCCTGGTGGCCCGGGCCATGCGGGAGGAGGGGCTTCCCCTCTCCCCAGGCCTCGCCGCCCTCTACGCCCGGGCCCTGGCCGAGCATAAGCGCTACGGCCTCCTCCCTTCGGTGGAGCCTTTGGCCTCGGTCCACCGGGCCTACGAGAGGCTCAAGGGGGACCGGCTGGACTACGACGACTTCCGCCTCCTGGCCCAGACCCTTAGCCCCCGCCGCCTTCCGGCCCTTTTGGTGGTGGACGGGTTCCGCCGCCACAACCCCCTGGACCTGGCCTTTGCTTTGGCCTTGGGGGAAAGGGGGGAGGTCCTGGTCACGGGGGTGAGCTTCCCGGAAGGGGTGAGGCCGGAGGCCCTGCCTCCCGCCCGGCTCGCCCCCACCCTCTACCGCCACCCCAACCCCATAGAGGAGCTCCGCTGGACCCTCCGGGCCCTGAAGCGGGACCTGGCCGAGGGGATTTCGCCCCACCACCTCTTGGTGGTGGCCCCCGAGGGGGCGATCCCGGGGCTTCTGGCCCTGGGGGAGGGGGCGGGCCTGCCCCTTTGGGACGGGAGGCCCAAGAGGCTCCTTTTCCCCGCCCTCCAGGCCCTCCTCACCCCCCACCCCACGGGGCTGGACCTTTTGGCCCTCGCCCCCGTCCTCCCCGGCCTCGAGGCAGTGGGCCGCCGGATGGTGGCCTACGGGGTGGCGGGGATGGCGGCCCTCGAGGCCCTGGCGGAAAAAGACGTTCTGGCGGAGTTCCTCGCCCTCCGGCGCGCCCTTAAGGAGGGCCGGCTGGAGGTCCTAAGCCGCCTGGGGGCCCCTCACCAAGACCGGCTCCTTCTGGCCTACGCCCTGGCCCGGCAGATTGACCCCCAGGACCCCCTGCCCTGGTGGGAGGCCCTGCTCAAGGAGGAAAGCCTTCCCCCGGACCCTCCCCGGGGCATCCTGGTCCTCCCCCCGGAGCGGGCCACGGGGGTGCGGGCCCGGCGGGCCTACCTCCTCCGCTTCTTCCCCGAGGACTACGGGGCGGTGGAGCGGGAGGACCCCTTCGTCCCCGAGGAGGACCGCCTCCCCCCAAGCCTGCCCCTGGCCGCCCTTCCCCGGAGGCTTTCCGGGGACGGGGAGGCCTTTTTGGAGGAGCTCCTCCACCGGGGGGACGAGGCCACGGTGGTCTCCTACCCCGAGGCGGACGAGCGGGGTCCTACCTTTCCCCCCATCCCCCTGCGCCGCGCCGTTCCCGCCCCCCACCTCCCCGCCGCCTCCTGGGACGAGGTGGCCGGGAAGGGGGCCCTTAGCGGCTGGCGCCCCTTGGTCCGCCTCGAGGAGGACGAGCTCCGCCGGGTCAGCCTGGACGCGGCCCAGGACCTCCGCGTCTGCCCGGGCCGCTTCGCCCTCCGCCGCCTCTTCCGGGACCCTTCCCCCTCGGACCCCTGGGAGGCCCTCTTGGGCTACGGAAAGCGCACCCCCAAGGGGCTGGTCCTGGACGGGGAGGCCCTGGGGCGGGCCCGGAAGGAGCACCCCGAGTGGGAGGCCTTTTTGCAAGAAGAAGAGGAGCGGCTTTCCGCCACCCGGTTCTGGGTCTCCCTCCGCCTCACTTCCGACCTTCCCCTCTACGCCCGGGCGGGGGGGTTAAACGGCCAGGAGGTCTACGCCCTGGTCCCCGGGGGGGAGGAGGGGATTAGGCCGCGCCTTTCCGAGAGCTACTTCGCCCAAAACCTGGGCCTCTCCTACCGGGTC